The sequence TAAAATGAAAAATTTATTACAACCTATTACTTCAAGAAAAGTATTAGATAATGTACCAGCTAATTTTAGAGATAAAAGTAATAATTGGGTTGGATTAACATATAGAGCTCGTATTTTAGTATATAATCCAGAAAAAGTAAATGTTAAAGAACTATCAACTTATGAAGCACTTACAGATAAAAAATGGGATAATAGAATACTTACAAGAAGTTCTTCAAGTTCATATAATAAACATTTAATTTCATTTATGATAGCAAAAAAAGGTGAAAAATCTGCAACTGAATGGGCTAAAGGCTTAGTAGAAAACTTTGCAAGAAGTCCTAAAGGTAATGATAGAGATCAAGCTAAATCTGTATTAGCAGGTGTTGGTGATATAGCTATTATGAATAGTTACTATATGGGTAAAATGACTGATTCTAAAGATCCTCTTGAAAGAGAAGTTGCTTCAAAATTAAAAATATTTTTCCCTAATCAAAAAGATGGTGGAACACACATTAATCTTTCTGGGGCAGGAATTACAAAATATAGTAAAAATAAAGAAAATGCAGTTAAATTTGTAGAATTTTTAACTGATAAATATGCACAAATGGTTTATTCATATGAAAATTATGAATATCCTGTAAATCCAAAAACAGAAATAAGTCCAGTAGTTAAATCATGGGGAACATTTAAACCATCTAAAATAGATTTTGATAAAATTGGTCAAAATTTAGAAAAAGCAAAATTTGTTGCGGATAGTGCAAATTGGAAATAAAAAAAATTGATGTTTGGAAAATACTATCATATATTTTAATAGGGCTAATAATTAGCCCTATAATATATATATTTATAAATAGTTTTAAACCTAATAGTGAGTTAACTAATCATATATTTGATTTTCTATTAAAAGAATATATTATTAATACCACATTAATACTAATACCTACAGTAATATTTACTTTAATTATAGGTTTTGGTTTAGCATATTTTGAAACATTTTATGAATATAAATTTAGAAGTTTTTTTAGATATACGAATTTTCTATCATTTGCTATACCCAGTTATTTATTTGCATATATTTATGTTGATTTTTTAACAGGTCCCTTACATTTATTTCTTGGCAAATATGGATTTAATGTATATATTGATATTGCTAATATTAAAGGAGTTATTTTTATACTAAGTATATCTTTTTACCCTTATGTATATATTACTACAAGAGCGTATATGAAAAGAATTTCTATGGATTTAATTTATTCATCTAAACTACTAGGACAAAGTAATTTTCAAACTTTATATAATATAATATTACCATTATCAAGACCTGCTATAATTACAGGGATTATGTTGGTTATTATGGAAACTCTTAATGCTTTTGGTGTGCCATATTTTTTTGGTATTAGAGTTTTTAGTACAGGAATTTATGACAGTTGGATTAATAATTATGATTTAGATGGCGCCAATAAACTATCTTTAATTTTAATTATTGTAGTACTTCTGTTTCTATTTATAGAAAAATTAAGTAGGAGAAAAATAAAATATGTATTTAATAAAAACACAAAAATAAAAAGAAAAAAATTGATAGGTATTAAACATATATTAGTTTTATTATTCTTTTTTTCAGTATTTTTATTTACTTTATTTTTCCCGATATTATATATATTTAGATGGATGTATTTATCTATAGGTTATGTATATTTTTCAGATATATTAATTAATACCAAAAATACATTGGGTATATTAATGTATTCATCTTTTTTTGTCTTATTTATAGCAATTTATTTAACAAATACAAATAGACTTGATAAGAAAAAATGGATAATTAATAAACTTAGTTCTATTGGTTATTCTATACCGGGTTCAGTAATAGCGGTAGGTTTTTTATCTATATTTATTAGTATAGATTTATTGTTAATAAAATTAGGAATTACAGAGAGTATGACTCTTATAAAAAGTCCTATTATAATAATATTTGCATATACTACTAGATTTTTATCACTATCATATAATCCTATTGAATCAAGTATAGAAAAAAATGGTAATAGTTTACATGAAAGTTCAAGATTATTAGGAATGAATAGATTGAATACATTTTTTAAAGTTGATATATTTATGCAAAAAACAGCTATTATTTCTTCTTTCTTATTATTATCAATAGAAATAATAAAAGAAATGCCACTAGCATCTATGCTTTTAAGTAACAATACACTTTCAATACAAATGAAAAATTATGCAAGTGATGAAGAATTAGTGTTGGTTGGTTTTCCAGCTTTAGTTTTAATATCAATAACACTATTTTTAATTAGTGTATATAATTATATAGATATGAAGGGAGAGGAATAGTTTGAAATTTTTAGAATTTAATAATGTAAGTTTCTCTTATGAAAAAGATCTTATAATCGATAATTATTCTTTTTCTATGGATAAATCAGAAATACTTATGATTAAAGGTAAGTCAGGTATAGGGAAATCTACACTTTTAAGGTTGATATCTGGTTTA is a genomic window of Streptobacillus felis containing:
- a CDS encoding Fe(3+) ABC transporter substrate-binding protein → MKRLLLLITVLVTNLIFGSGVVNVYTSRHYDSDKSIYLEFERQTGIKVNVVQNNDVSALIKRLELEGKSTDADVFITVGVGDLYTAKMKNLLQPITSRKVLDNVPANFRDKSNNWVGLTYRARILVYNPEKVNVKELSTYEALTDKKWDNRILTRSSSSSYNKHLISFMIAKKGEKSATEWAKGLVENFARSPKGNDRDQAKSVLAGVGDIAIMNSYYMGKMTDSKDPLEREVASKLKIFFPNQKDGGTHINLSGAGITKYSKNKENAVKFVEFLTDKYAQMVYSYENYEYPVNPKTEISPVVKSWGTFKPSKIDFDKIGQNLEKAKFVADSANWK
- a CDS encoding ABC transporter permease, coding for MEIKKIDVWKILSYILIGLIISPIIYIFINSFKPNSELTNHIFDFLLKEYIINTTLILIPTVIFTLIIGFGLAYFETFYEYKFRSFFRYTNFLSFAIPSYLFAYIYVDFLTGPLHLFLGKYGFNVYIDIANIKGVIFILSISFYPYVYITTRAYMKRISMDLIYSSKLLGQSNFQTLYNIILPLSRPAIITGIMLVIMETLNAFGVPYFFGIRVFSTGIYDSWINNYDLDGANKLSLILIIVVLLFLFIEKLSRRKIKYVFNKNTKIKRKKLIGIKHILVLLFFFSVFLFTLFFPILYIFRWMYLSIGYVYFSDILINTKNTLGILMYSSFFVLFIAIYLTNTNRLDKKKWIINKLSSIGYSIPGSVIAVGFLSIFISIDLLLIKLGITESMTLIKSPIIIIFAYTTRFLSLSYNPIESSIEKNGNSLHESSRLLGMNRLNTFFKVDIFMQKTAIISSFLLLSIEIIKEMPLASMLLSNNTLSIQMKNYASDEELVLVGFPALVLISITLFLISVYNYIDMKGEE